Proteins encoded in a region of the Anopheles ziemanni chromosome 2, idAnoZiCoDA_A2_x.2, whole genome shotgun sequence genome:
- the LOC131281557 gene encoding carbonic anhydrase 2, translated as MADTGAKNVQSPIALSQRSTAIKDGVQPLDLFGHWDGLGKAKMVNTGSSVMITFSDRPFRPFIVGGVLNNKYIFEQLHFHWGIGDGSGCEHTLEGSTYSMEAHAVHFNAKYGSFAEAVDKPDGLAVLGFFVQAYGDQDCPAFDKIVAGLRHIHSPNALTDIDADCLKWMGMQDLNRHYYSYKGSLTTPPYFESVTWLVYKTPIYVSSAQLAAFRELRACPKDSSKKIVNNYRPVQVPKYEPEVVFVRNNHPIVLSKL; from the exons ATGGCCGATACAGGTGCTAAGAATGTGCAGAGCCCCATCGCGCTCAGCCAGCGATCCACGGCGATCAAAGATGGCGTCCAACCGCTCGATTTGTTTGGCCATTGGGATGGCTTGGGCAAGGCGAAGATGGTGAACACCGGCTCGTCGGTGATG ATAACGTTTAGCGATCGTCCCTTCCGGCCGTTCATCGTCGGTGGAGTCCTGAACAACAAGTACATCTTTGAGCAGCTCCACTTCCACTGGGGCATCGGAGACGGCTCTGGCTGCGAACACACGCTAGAGGGCAGCACCTactcgatggaggcgcacgCCGTCCATTTCAACGCCAAGTACGGCAGCTTCGCGGAAGCGGTCGATAAGCCGGACGGCTTGGCCGTGTTGGGTTTCTTCGTGCAGGCGTACGGAGACCAGGACTGTCCGGCGTTCGATAAGATTGTCGCCGGTTTGCGCCACATTCACAGCCCCAACGCGCTCACGGACATCGATGCGGACTGTCTCAAGTGGATGGGTATGCAGGACCTGAACCGACACTACTACTCGTACAAAGGATCGCTCACCACGCCGCCGTACTTCGAGAGTGTGACCTGGTTGGTGTACAAGACGCCGATCTACGTTTCCAGCGCGCAACTGGCGGCTTTTCGGGAGTTGCGCGCCTGCCCGAAGGATAGCAGCAAGAAGATCGTGAACAACTATCGCCCGGTGCAGGTGCCCAAATATGAACCTGAGGTAGTGTTTGTGCGAAACAATCACCCGATTGTTCTGTCGAAACTTTGA
- the LOC131294255 gene encoding zwei Ig domain protein zig-8-like, with amino-acid sequence MHTANVLRASCIFWVSFSSNLMLTTTNDESDTLQPYFDFDVTRNLTITVGQTGFLHCRVERLGDKDVAWIRKRDLHILTMGPSTYTSDQRFQLLRPANSANWTLQIKYPQTRDSGVYECQINTEPKLSLSYVLNVIELRARILGPSDIFIKSGSEITIVCVIQRVPHELGLVFWYKGSSLLESHTQENNVHPNDEGRITIETDWTDVLTSRLKIKRAVQSDSGNYTCVPTMAKSASVYAHVISEEHPAAMQHNAAAPVRNAAHLQSMCILLVLHMANLLYLHAGLALAAFTRSAATRHLRQLRSVHFAPERTTSPAIHLHPS; translated from the exons TTTCCTTTAGCTCAAATTTAATGCTGACGACCACAAATGACGAATCCGACACACTCCAGCCGTACTTCGACTTTGACGTAACTCGTAACCTCACAATAACCGTAGGCCAGACAGGGTTCCTGCATTGCCGAGTGGAACGTTTGGGAGATAAAGAC GTTGCTTGGATTAGGAAACGTGATCTTCATATTCTCACGATGGGGCCCTCAACGTACACGTCTGATCAACGATTTCAG CTTTTACGGCCTGCCAACTCGGCCAACTGGACGCTTCAGATAAAATATCCCCAAACCCGAGACTCGGGTGTATACGAGTGCCAAATTAATACCGAACCGAAGCTCTCCTTATCGTACGTGCTGAATGTAATTG AGCTTCGTGCACGCATACTTGGGCCGTCGGACATCTTCATAAAATCTGGGAGCGAAATAACCATCGTCTGCGTCATTCAACGGGTTCCGCACGAGCTGGGTCTGGTGTTCTGGTACAAGG GAAGCTCGCTGCTGGAATCGCACACGCAGGAAAATAACGTTCATCCGAACGACGAGGGACGCATCACCATCGAAACAGATTGGACGGACGTTCTGACTTCTAG ATTAAAGATAAAACGAGCCGTACAGAGCGACAGCGGAAACTACACCTGCGTACCGACGATGGCCAAGTCTGCAAGCGTCTACGCTCATGTAATTAGTG AAGAGCATCCAGCGGCAATGCAACATAATGCAGCTGCGCCCGTGCGGAATGCGGCGCACCTTCAAAGCATGTGCATACTATTGGTGCTGCATATGGCCAATCTCCTATACCTGCACGCTGGTCTCGCCCTGGCCGCCTTCACCCGGAGCGCAGCCACACGGCATCTACGACAGCTCCGTTCGGTTCACTTCGCACCTGAACGCACCACCAGCCCAGCCATACATCTGCACCCGAGTTAG